Genomic DNA from Paenibacillus donghaensis:
GTAGTTATGCTCCCTTTCTCCCTGATCGAGAACCCCCGCGCCCCAGAAGTGTTTCCTGTCTTCCCTTATTCTGTCGGGCGTCATATTCAGTATCATCACGTGCGTCCGGGTGGCTTCCCGGTGCACCAGGTCTTTATGATCCGCAGCGGCAGCGGGCTGTTCCGGGATATGGAGAACGGCACGGAAACGGAGCTGCTGCCAGGCATGGCGTTTGCCTTTCCCGGGGATCGTGGCCACGAATATTATCCGCTGTCCCATGAACCGTGGCATATCGCTTTTATCGGGTTTTATGGCGCTGCCGCCGACGGCTTCCTCCAGGGCGGGGGAACGCTGCCCTCCGTACCTTTCCGCCCGCTGGACTTCGAGCTATGCTGGGAGTCGATAGGCAGTATCTGGCACACCGTCCACCAGCAGGCCTCCGCCCGTCAGGACGACCATATCATGCTGGAGCTGTCCGTAGCCCTGTACCGCTTGCTCCTGTTGCTTCGCCGTCCGGAAGCGCCTCCAGCCGGTCCCGGACGGCTGGAGTTTCAGGCCGTGCGCAATGAAGCCCTGCAGAAGGCAGTCCGCCTGATCAACGAGCATTTCACCGAGCCGCTGCTGATCTCCAATCTTGCCGGAGCGGTCGGTTATTCGGTACAGCATTTTCAGCGGCTGTTCCTGCAGGAATACGGCGTCACACCGCATAAGTACCTGCAGAATCTGCGCCTGCAGCGAGCGTTGCAGATGATTACCGAGAATGACCAAGTCTCCGTTCAGGATATCGCACTGCAGCTGGGAATGGAGACCAATTACTTCATCCGCGTCTTCCGCAGCACTTATGGCTGTACGCCGGGTGTTATGCTTAAACGCCTGCATGGGTCGCAAGCGAAGCAGCTTTAAGCTCTTCTCTTCCCTTCCCATTCAAGTCAGGCTGATTTATGATACGTAGAGATTGCAAGAAGAAACGACTGTACCGTCCTCTCTCAGAGATGATATCCGTTCCTTAGATTAGAACCAATTCCTAGGAGGCAGTTTATGATTACTCTATCCGAAATTAATTTCCGCGATCCTTACATCCTGCCTGTTCCCGAGAAGAACCGCTATTATATGTTCGGTACAGCCGGAGCAACCGCCTGGAGCGGCAGTCCTCAGGGCTTCGATGTGTATGTCAGCGAGGATCTGCAGCTGTGGTCGGGACCTTTGAGCGCGTTTACTCCAGCGGCCGATTTCTGGGCTGACCATCACTTCTGGGCACCAGAGGTTCACCGCTACAATGGCAAGTACTACATGTTCGCCTCATTTAAGGCCGACGGTATTCCGCGTGCAACACAGATTCTGGTTGCAGATCAGCCGGAGGGTCCTTATGTGCCGAACAGTGCCCAGCCGGTAACACCTACGGGCTGGGAATGTCTCGACGGCACGCTCTACGTGGATCAGCAGAACAAGCCCTGGATGGTCTTCTGCCGGGAATGGATCGAAGTGACCGACGGCGAGATGTATGCGGTGCAGCTTGCAAACGATTTGAGCGCAGCTGTAGCTGAGCCTATACTGCTGTTCCGTGCTTCCCAGGCCCCCTGGTCGGTAGGCGGCAAGGAAGGCCAATATGTCACTGACGGTCCATTCCTCTACGCTTGCGCGAATGGCGAGTTGCTGATGTTATGGTCCAGCAGCGGCGTCAAGGGTTATGCCATGGGCCTGGCGCGTTCCGCCTCCGGTGACATCACCGGTCCGTGGACCCAGGACGCAACTCCGCTATATGGCGAGGACGGCGGCCACGGTATGCTGTTCCGCGATTTCCAGGACAAGCTGCTGCTGGCGATCCATTCGCCCAACATCAACCCTCAGGAACGTCCGCTGCTGCTGGAGGTAGTTGAGGTGGACGGTACGCTAAGGGTTGTTGCTGCGGAGTAACGCTTGCGCTGCGAGACATTGAACCAGCTTAATAAACGGCAAGAAGCAGAAGCAGCGAACCTCTTACTTAAGAGGTCCGCTGCTTCTGCTTCCACAATCGTGTCCCATTAGTTGTTTATACGACACCAAATGGGTACTTTCAAAAGGGCTACGTAACCATCCAACAAATTCCACCAAGTCTTTCAGTACAGGAATCACAGGCAAGCCGTATAAAGTTGTAGACTAGGAAAATAAAGAGTTACACTGAGAAAATAAAGTTCTATACTGACGGAGCGTTATTAAGTTAATGGGCAGGCTAGCGTAACTTTATTGTTATTACAGGGAGGTGGAACTCTTGCGCATTGAGGAATATCGGCTAAACTTATTGCTAAAAAAATTATCTATGGAAGAAACTATTATGATTAAGATTGCGTTTCAGAAACTATATGGTGTGAGTATCGGTTTGACGCCAGAGGAATTGTCAGAAATGAAACTGCAAACACTATTTCCTCTGCTTGATATTGTTCGGGGATTGGTACTGAACAAACACCACGTCCCAGATATATATGGTGCATCTGATAGTTTGCAGTCCAACACCCTCTCTTCAAAGGTATCGTTCGGAAGGCAGGATAAGTTGGCTAACCAGGAGTAAGTATAGCTTAAGGATAACCAGGACGAGGCTGCCGGCATACAACGCAAGCCTCGTTGAGCTAACGCGCAGGATGCTTAAATAGTAATGCCTGTCCTAAAATGTATGGCACCAGCATAAAGGATCATCCCCCCCACAATGAGGGCAACAACCTCCTGTATATGTAAGTCTAATTTGATCTGAATGAAGAACACCATAGTCGGTAATCGGTTTGATGGCTGGGCTACTTGGTTCGAAGTTTGTTTGGATATCCTGCACTTTCATGTCCGACCACTTTCCGCTCCAGGAACAGATAATGCACTTTAGTCTCTCTTCTGTAGGGTGCAACGCATTCTGGAGGACGATGATACAATCCCTACTGTTGATATTACAAATAGGACATTCGTGAACTTTCATGATTCTTCACCTCTCATCACCAAAAAAGTTAACATCATTTGGTATTGGCGTCAAGAATTTGATTCATCATTAAACTAACGAAGAACGATAGCTCCATAAATCAGCAGAAGGATCCGCCTTGGCGGGTCCTTTGTCTTGGGAATTAAAAACCACCAGGAGATCGTCCAGGTGATCACAATTTTTATATCATGAAAAAAAATAAAACCGGGTAATGAGATATTTTGGAATCATCAATCGTGTTGAATGTAGGAGGCGAAAAAATGGAATACAATTCTTTATTGCGTACGGATAAAGAATTGGCCGAACTCTATCAACGGCGTGCAGATCTAGTTTATAGACTTTGCTTTATATACTTGAAGAATCCCGTTGATGTTGAAGACGCTGTTCAATCTGTATTTCTAAAACTAATTAAATCCCCCATGGCTTTCAATGACCACGAGCATGAAAAAGCATGGCTGATGGTAACTACCCGAAATCACTGTAAAGACGTTCTTAAAAATTGGTGGACAACCCGTCGTGTGGCTTTAGACACTTTGCCGGAAGTTGTTTCTTGGAATGGTAATGAACCATCCGGCAAGGTGCTAGCAAAACTGCTTTCACTTCCCGAAAAATACAAAACAGTTTTATATCTATACTATTTCGAGGAGTACACGGTAAAAGAAATAGCAGAGATGTTAGGACACAAAGAAAGCACGATCCAAACGCAACTATTCAGAGGCCGCAAACGCCTCAAGATGGATTTGGGAGGGAATTATATTGAGTAACAAAAATATTAATCAGATTTTTGAAGCTCTTACGCCAAGAACCGAACAAAAAGAAAAAACGTTTCATAACATTTTAATGCCAAGCCAGGTTGAACATAAAAGGCAAAGAAGATTTACTCCTGTGAAACCTGTAAGATATGCCCTACTGGCTGCCGTGCTGATGGTTTGTTTAACGACAACGGCTTTTGCAGCGGCATATATGGGATTAGATGAAGCATTTATAAAATTTCTTAAACCGGCAAATAACGAGCAGACGGCATATTTGTCCAATGGCGCTTATGTAGTGAACAAAAAAGTGGAAAATGAGTATGGATCACTTACCATTAAGCAAGTGATCGGCGACAGCAATCTAACCTATATTTTAATGGACTTTACTGCTCCAGAAGCCACTGTTCTAAATGCGGCGCGATACCGTTTTGATACTATGATTACGACAAATCAAAGCTTTCATAGTACAGGATTTGAGGTGCTCGACGATGGGAATCCTAATGACAATAAAATTAGCTTGGTCATGAATATAATGACCGACAGTTCCTTAGCGGGTCAAACCATTGATTTGAAACTCTATGATTTACAAGCTGCAGATCCGCTTCCCGGCATTTTTGAAACCGTCATTCCGGGTTCTTGGGAAACCGCTTTTAAGCTAGATTTCAAGAAGTACTCGACCCTTTATCAGATTGATCAAAACATGACGCTGTTTGGTTATAAGGCAATATTAAAAACGATCTCCGTCTCGCCAATTTCAATTACTTTGATGATTGATAGCGGATCATTGAAGGAGATTAACAATGCCGCCAGCGGATTAAAGGAAATTGGTGAAAACGAATATTTGGATAACTTCCCTATCACGATAAAATATAAAGATGGCACCTCAGAAACGACCAGTATTTTTACCGGATTAGCGCGAAGCGATTTATTAAGTAACCAACTGCTTACAATTAAAACGTTTGAAAATGTTATAAATGATAAGGAAATCGCGTCTATCGTATTCTTTGACAAAGCATTTCTTATAAAAGACTGAATCTCCACTACATTACTAATAATCTAGCTAGTTAAAGTAAGCTTCAAATGCTCCCCCTTATGTCTAGCTTGGCTAGGCGTGAGGGGGCTATTTGGAGTTGTGACAAAGATGGTTCCGATTTATTAACGGGAAACTTAATGGGGAACGATAGTTAAAAAAACAGCGTCAGTCTAGGACTTTATTCGTCCGTTTCACTTCCTCATTCTCAATTTCATATATTGCGTAACGATTGCTTTTGAGCATGGTTCGAGACTTTAGGGCAATTAACTGCGAAAGTGCAACTAATTCCTGCCGAATCATCATCCAACAGGCGATTAAGTGCGATTCTGCAACTAATTTCGAATAAATGAGTCCTCTTACGCTCAAACGTCAGAATTAAGTGCCTTTTTGCAACTATTTACTCAAAAATGATAAAAAACTGCTAATTAGATGCGTATTCGCAACTAATTCATGAGTCAGAACCTTTGAAGCCACCACCGAGCGGTGTTTTCTGATGTTATCAGCATACCGCGGCCAAAACAGAAACCCATTTTGTACTTAAAAAAGCTCCAGATTGCTTCGAATCGGAATAGGTCGGCACTTCACTTGTCTTCTCAGCAACTAAACGCCTAAAAGTCTACGCTCCAACTAGAACTGGCTGTTATACAGCCCCGCATAATAACCGCCTGTTGCCAGCAGTTGCTCATGCGTGCCACTTTCCACAATATCACCGTCCTTCATGAACAGAATCACATCCGCTTCACGAATCGTCGACAGGCGGTGAGCAATCACGAAGCTGGTGCGCCCGGCCATCATCGCCAGAAAAGCCTTCTGAATCCGCACCTCGGTCAGCGTATCAATACTGCTGGTCGCTTCATCCAGAATCAGCATCGGCGGATCAGCCAGCATGACACGGGCTATCGTCAGCAGCTGCTTCTGCCC
This window encodes:
- a CDS encoding glycoside hydrolase family 43 protein, which gives rise to MITLSEINFRDPYILPVPEKNRYYMFGTAGATAWSGSPQGFDVYVSEDLQLWSGPLSAFTPAADFWADHHFWAPEVHRYNGKYYMFASFKADGIPRATQILVADQPEGPYVPNSAQPVTPTGWECLDGTLYVDQQNKPWMVFCREWIEVTDGEMYAVQLANDLSAAVAEPILLFRASQAPWSVGGKEGQYVTDGPFLYACANGELLMLWSSSGVKGYAMGLARSASGDITGPWTQDATPLYGEDGGHGMLFRDFQDKLLLAIHSPNINPQERPLLLEVVEVDGTLRVVAAE
- a CDS encoding RNA polymerase sigma factor, encoding MEYNSLLRTDKELAELYQRRADLVYRLCFIYLKNPVDVEDAVQSVFLKLIKSPMAFNDHEHEKAWLMVTTRNHCKDVLKNWWTTRRVALDTLPEVVSWNGNEPSGKVLAKLLSLPEKYKTVLYLYYFEEYTVKEIAEMLGHKESTIQTQLFRGRKRLKMDLGGNYIE
- a CDS encoding AraC family transcriptional regulator, which codes for MLPFSLIENPRAPEVFPVFPYSVGRHIQYHHVRPGGFPVHQVFMIRSGSGLFRDMENGTETELLPGMAFAFPGDRGHEYYPLSHEPWHIAFIGFYGAAADGFLQGGGTLPSVPFRPLDFELCWESIGSIWHTVHQQASARQDDHIMLELSVALYRLLLLLRRPEAPPAGPGRLEFQAVRNEALQKAVRLINEHFTEPLLISNLAGAVGYSVQHFQRLFLQEYGVTPHKYLQNLRLQRALQMITENDQVSVQDIALQLGMETNYFIRVFRSTYGCTPGVMLKRLHGSQAKQL
- a CDS encoding DUF4179 domain-containing protein; the protein is MSNKNINQIFEALTPRTEQKEKTFHNILMPSQVEHKRQRRFTPVKPVRYALLAAVLMVCLTTTAFAAAYMGLDEAFIKFLKPANNEQTAYLSNGAYVVNKKVENEYGSLTIKQVIGDSNLTYILMDFTAPEATVLNAARYRFDTMITTNQSFHSTGFEVLDDGNPNDNKISLVMNIMTDSSLAGQTIDLKLYDLQAADPLPGIFETVIPGSWETAFKLDFKKYSTLYQIDQNMTLFGYKAILKTISVSPISITLMIDSGSLKEINNAASGLKEIGENEYLDNFPITIKYKDGTSETTSIFTGLARSDLLSNQLLTIKTFENVINDKEIASIVFFDKAFLIKD